One genomic window of Stieleria sp. JC731 includes the following:
- a CDS encoding protein kinase domain-containing protein: protein MSKADDMHDEEHVRDIGISVDSAEAETLDQDGSVAGGGELEFKVHSESPTHVGDYSILTLIASGGMGRVYRARHAKGDRDVALKVIARDLPSSRLLARFECERIALEIMDHPNIAKVLDSGFDESGRPFVVMELVHGTPIDVYCDKNRLRLSERLKLFTQVCDAIQHAHQKGVIHRDIKPSNLLVQSQDDDQAIVKVIDFGLSKSSHNERIIDSFDQTQNGDLIGTIEYMSPEQARVTDADVDSRTDVYSLGVILHQLLTGQSPIGRLRSLTDNLESLLRTLREEDVRKPSQHVRTAGDDAFGVAHCRRLTPERLASSLEGDLDCVVLKALEKFPTHRYPTAAALADDVQRHLSGETILANPRPLIYQFQRSLVRHRYLAMTAAIVMLALGIGLATSIYMWSQSEVQRQRAIIAERYAREAADHATRVSEESQLQRDGAIAARQAAEQMAAQTHYLLARDRGEQGRTRESLRLLHHVPPTERQFEWYLARNRLDSSLRTFAGMAKSAKAVAFGPLSNQVISTTDYGQLVRFSLHDPSTLPLQHFDDDIVGPVCLDTSGRWMASDTSEDGLVIIDTTSGEIHSRIDAVAGRVASLCWQETDASLTDTPLLAIATSNGKVLVLNPFEQQTIYQFQHSSTDIHSLQLSPDGQSVLLMSGIQWGAAADGFLEMYASSGKLLWQSQTNETPVRCFTFTPDSKKILVGDSEGRIRLHDALNGDLIRYYARCSQAPASICCSQDGQLFAVGRTDGAIQTWRTDTYHSSSLLCGHTRSVTALRFHANHRHLLSAGLDRSVKLWTVDDSPYRPSDAPETLASIDGIAGAIAVDPEGKFIAFAGGDLLRNHSDEQQASSAIELIDTITHRSRKRLVGHDDGILSISVRSDGKQLASASIDQTVRVWDLSDRQNGPLVLQHDSWVSSVEYSPDGMIIASGTSSGIIRFWDAISGKLLRSFRSSDNVKSVAFSDNGRRFAAGGSDGIIRVWETDSAERVGLIDAKTDRLHCLRFLDDGNKIASETVESSIAIWDIETQQVDRRFDGHDRVVRSILLHPVDRRLISCGDDGTVRIWDLDSTRELESIRLADAKAWTIALSITGDRLYAGLRSGDVVQWEANRIEPASELVLYRDQIKSASMNSEANLIATAGRDGSLALWDPATGRRLSKTDADHRVITAIMVSSDRSRLVAATDSGQLDIYRIRSDANSKLLIQPVASLRQSSSMITALAFGQSVDEIFGRTSHGRIFGVTLNNQQLGEHDMAQVSDLLRQAYRFEGEVFRQLHHATSPSSSSSSIRLHRPLVADN, encoded by the coding sequence TTGTCAAAGGCAGATGACATGCATGATGAAGAACATGTGCGAGACATCGGCATCTCCGTGGATTCTGCAGAAGCAGAAACGCTTGACCAGGATGGCAGTGTCGCCGGAGGTGGCGAGCTCGAATTCAAAGTTCATTCAGAGTCTCCGACTCACGTCGGTGACTACTCGATCCTGACGTTGATTGCCAGCGGCGGCATGGGACGTGTTTATCGTGCACGACACGCCAAAGGCGACCGCGATGTCGCACTAAAAGTCATCGCGCGTGATCTGCCCTCTTCTCGGTTATTGGCCCGATTCGAATGTGAACGAATCGCGTTGGAGATCATGGATCATCCCAACATTGCCAAAGTCTTGGATTCCGGATTTGATGAATCCGGTCGCCCGTTCGTGGTCATGGAGCTGGTGCATGGGACTCCTATCGATGTTTACTGCGATAAGAACCGTCTGCGGCTTAGCGAGCGTCTGAAGCTGTTTACCCAAGTTTGTGATGCGATCCAGCACGCCCATCAGAAAGGCGTGATCCATCGCGACATCAAACCGTCCAATTTGCTGGTGCAGTCCCAGGATGACGATCAAGCGATTGTCAAAGTGATCGACTTTGGACTTTCCAAATCTTCTCACAACGAAAGGATCATCGATTCGTTTGATCAAACGCAAAACGGCGACCTGATCGGTACGATCGAATACATGAGCCCCGAACAGGCACGGGTAACAGATGCCGACGTCGATTCCCGAACCGACGTGTATTCGCTGGGCGTGATTCTGCACCAACTGCTGACCGGACAATCACCGATCGGTCGGTTGCGATCATTGACTGACAATCTGGAAAGCTTACTGCGGACGCTACGAGAAGAAGACGTTCGCAAACCGAGCCAACACGTCAGAACCGCCGGTGACGATGCCTTTGGTGTCGCACACTGCCGTCGACTTACACCGGAACGTCTCGCGTCATCTTTAGAAGGCGACTTGGACTGCGTCGTTCTAAAAGCGTTGGAGAAATTCCCGACCCACCGTTATCCGACCGCCGCGGCACTCGCCGATGACGTTCAACGACATCTATCGGGTGAAACGATTCTGGCCAACCCACGGCCGCTGATCTATCAATTCCAGCGATCGCTTGTTCGACACCGCTATCTGGCGATGACCGCAGCCATCGTCATGCTGGCCCTAGGCATCGGTTTGGCAACATCGATCTATATGTGGTCGCAAAGCGAGGTCCAACGCCAGCGAGCGATCATCGCTGAACGTTATGCTCGCGAAGCAGCTGACCATGCGACGCGAGTTTCCGAGGAATCACAACTGCAGCGCGACGGAGCGATCGCGGCTCGCCAAGCCGCCGAACAGATGGCTGCGCAAACGCACTACCTGCTCGCGCGTGACCGCGGCGAACAAGGACGGACCCGAGAATCGCTTCGATTGCTGCACCACGTCCCTCCCACCGAACGCCAATTCGAATGGTACCTGGCGCGCAACCGTCTTGATTCAAGCCTGCGAACATTTGCAGGGATGGCTAAATCAGCCAAAGCAGTCGCATTTGGTCCACTGTCCAACCAGGTCATATCAACCACGGATTACGGGCAGCTGGTCCGCTTTTCGCTACATGATCCTTCGACGCTGCCATTGCAACACTTCGATGATGACATCGTCGGGCCAGTCTGTCTGGATACATCCGGGCGATGGATGGCCAGCGACACCAGCGAAGATGGTTTGGTCATCATCGACACCACCAGCGGTGAAATCCATTCGCGAATAGACGCGGTTGCCGGAAGGGTCGCTTCGTTGTGTTGGCAAGAGACCGACGCATCTTTGACCGACACACCGCTCCTCGCGATTGCGACGTCGAATGGAAAAGTCTTAGTGCTAAACCCGTTTGAACAGCAAACGATTTATCAGTTCCAGCATTCATCGACTGATATTCATTCGCTGCAACTTTCGCCCGATGGCCAGTCTGTTTTACTGATGAGTGGGATCCAGTGGGGTGCCGCGGCGGATGGCTTTTTGGAGATGTATGCATCATCGGGAAAGCTACTTTGGCAGAGCCAAACGAACGAAACTCCTGTCCGTTGCTTCACGTTCACGCCGGATAGCAAAAAAATTCTTGTAGGAGACTCCGAGGGCCGCATTCGTTTACACGACGCACTCAACGGGGATCTGATTCGCTACTACGCAAGGTGCAGCCAAGCTCCCGCATCGATCTGCTGCTCACAAGATGGCCAGCTATTCGCCGTCGGACGAACCGACGGGGCGATTCAAACGTGGCGGACGGATACCTACCATTCTTCGTCGCTTTTGTGTGGGCACACTCGATCCGTCACGGCGCTGCGGTTTCATGCCAACCATCGCCATTTGCTTTCCGCCGGTCTGGACCGATCCGTCAAACTTTGGACCGTTGATGATTCACCGTATCGCCCTAGCGACGCACCGGAAACGTTGGCATCGATCGATGGGATTGCCGGCGCAATCGCAGTTGATCCGGAAGGCAAATTCATTGCCTTCGCCGGCGGTGATCTTTTGCGCAACCACAGCGACGAACAGCAAGCTAGCTCCGCCATTGAACTGATTGACACGATAACCCATCGATCGCGAAAACGCTTGGTGGGTCATGACGATGGCATCCTGTCCATATCCGTTCGAAGCGACGGAAAACAGCTTGCCAGCGCCAGCATCGATCAAACGGTTCGTGTTTGGGATCTATCAGACCGGCAGAACGGACCTTTAGTTTTGCAGCACGACAGTTGGGTCTCTTCGGTCGAATACTCGCCTGACGGAATGATCATCGCCAGTGGTACCTCGTCCGGAATCATCCGTTTCTGGGATGCAATCTCCGGTAAATTACTGCGAAGCTTCCGTTCCAGTGACAATGTCAAGTCCGTCGCATTCAGTGACAATGGACGGCGATTTGCAGCTGGCGGCAGTGACGGAATCATTCGTGTTTGGGAAACCGATTCTGCAGAACGCGTTGGATTGATCGATGCCAAAACCGATCGCCTGCACTGCCTTCGTTTTCTTGACGACGGAAACAAAATCGCCTCCGAAACGGTGGAAAGTTCGATCGCGATTTGGGATATCGAAACACAACAGGTCGATCGCCGTTTTGACGGCCATGACCGAGTTGTCCGGTCAATTTTGCTGCACCCCGTTGATCGCCGTTTGATTTCCTGTGGAGACGATGGCACAGTCCGAATCTGGGATTTGGATTCGACACGTGAATTGGAATCCATCCGCCTAGCCGACGCGAAAGCTTGGACGATCGCTCTATCGATCACCGGCGACAGGCTTTACGCGGGGCTGCGCAGTGGCGACGTCGTGCAGTGGGAGGCCAATCGAATCGAACCGGCAAGTGAACTTGTCTTGTATCGCGACCAGATCAAATCCGCCAGCATGAACAGCGAAGCAAATCTGATTGCCACGGCGGGACGAGACGGCAGCCTTGCGTTATGGGATCCGGCAACCGGTCGACGGCTTTCCAAGACCGACGCCGATCACCGCGTCATCACAGCGATCATGGTTTCCTCGGATCGTTCGCGTTTGGTCGCGGCGACCGATTCGGGGCAACTCGACATCTATCGAATCCGCAGCGATGCCAATTCCAAATTGCTGATCCAACCGGTCGCATCACTTCGGCAATCGAGTTCGATGATTACCGCGTTGGCGTTCGGCCAATCGGTTGACGAGATCTTCGGACGAACATCCCACGGGCGAATCTTCGGTGTCACGCTAAACAACCAGCAGCTAGGCGAACACGACATGGCTCAGGTGTCGGATCTGCTACGCCAAGCCTATCGGTTTGAGGGCGAAGTCTTTCGTCAACTTCATCATGCGACATCACCGAGCAGCTCCTCCAGTTCGATTCGACTGCATCGCCCGTTGGTCGCGGACAATTAG
- a CDS encoding protein adenylyltransferase SelO, with protein sequence MKINDWNDAWDALNFDNRFTRHLPGDPATENSTRQVYEACYSRVNPLQFSRPQLVAYSREMLQQLGLGADIVQSSQFAQVFGGGELLPGMDPFAMCYGGHQFGNWAGQLGDGRAINLGEVVDVHGRHQTLQLKGSGPTPYSRFADGLAVLRSSVREFLCSEAMYHLGVPTTRALSLTLTGETVTRDMFYDGNPKQEPGAIVCRVAPSFVRLGNFQIFASRGDESTLRMLTDYTIRHDFQHLGEPSKDVYPEFFAEVCQRTAELMVHWMRVGFVHGVMNTDNLSVLGLTIDYGPYGWLEDYDPNWTPNTTDAQGRRYRYGHQPQVAQWNLAQFAGALLPLVEGDVETMQAGLKLYVDTFEDGWHSMMSAKLGLDRFRGEDDQQLFGDLLEVLVLAETDMTLFYRLLADLPCQAATGDEESTETQWSDWMRVMGEAYYEPEKISDDAISKTMQWLQCYRQRIADAAITDHQRRQRMNAVNPLYVMRNYLAQLAIDRSEQGDHDGITDLLDVMRRPYEVQPGREDFAKKRPEWARHRAGCSMLSCSS encoded by the coding sequence ATGAAGATAAATGATTGGAATGACGCTTGGGACGCTTTGAACTTCGACAATCGGTTTACTCGCCATCTGCCCGGCGATCCGGCAACGGAGAACTCGACCCGACAGGTTTATGAAGCTTGTTATTCACGTGTGAACCCATTGCAGTTCTCGCGTCCGCAGCTTGTTGCCTACTCACGCGAAATGTTGCAGCAACTTGGCTTGGGGGCGGACATCGTTCAGTCCAGCCAATTTGCCCAAGTATTTGGCGGGGGGGAATTGTTGCCAGGCATGGACCCGTTCGCGATGTGTTACGGCGGCCATCAATTCGGCAATTGGGCAGGCCAACTCGGGGACGGACGAGCGATCAATTTGGGTGAAGTTGTCGACGTCCATGGTCGGCATCAAACCTTGCAGTTAAAGGGATCTGGGCCGACTCCCTATTCACGATTCGCTGACGGTTTAGCCGTTTTACGAAGCAGTGTCCGCGAGTTTCTGTGCAGCGAAGCGATGTATCATCTGGGCGTTCCGACAACGCGAGCACTCAGTTTGACGCTGACCGGTGAGACGGTCACCCGAGACATGTTTTACGACGGCAATCCCAAGCAAGAACCCGGGGCGATCGTTTGTCGTGTGGCACCGTCGTTTGTGCGGTTGGGGAATTTTCAGATCTTCGCCAGTCGTGGTGATGAATCGACGCTTCGCATGTTAACGGACTACACCATTCGGCATGACTTTCAGCATTTGGGTGAACCTTCGAAAGATGTCTATCCTGAATTCTTTGCCGAGGTCTGCCAGCGTACCGCTGAGTTAATGGTGCACTGGATGCGTGTGGGCTTTGTTCACGGCGTCATGAATACGGATAACCTTTCGGTGCTCGGGCTGACGATCGACTATGGTCCGTATGGATGGCTAGAAGACTACGATCCGAATTGGACTCCCAACACCACCGATGCCCAAGGCAGGCGTTATCGCTACGGTCATCAGCCTCAGGTCGCGCAATGGAATTTGGCTCAGTTTGCCGGGGCTTTGCTGCCTTTGGTCGAGGGTGATGTCGAAACCATGCAGGCGGGGCTCAAGCTATACGTGGATACGTTCGAGGACGGTTGGCATTCGATGATGTCAGCGAAGCTGGGACTGGATCGTTTCCGCGGTGAAGATGACCAACAGCTTTTCGGCGACTTGCTGGAAGTCCTCGTGCTTGCGGAAACCGATATGACGCTGTTCTATCGGTTGTTGGCGGATCTGCCATGTCAAGCGGCGACTGGTGACGAAGAATCCACCGAAACGCAGTGGTCAGATTGGATGCGTGTGATGGGTGAAGCCTATTACGAACCCGAGAAGATCAGTGATGACGCGATTTCAAAGACGATGCAGTGGCTGCAGTGTTATCGCCAACGCATCGCGGATGCCGCAATAACCGATCATCAGCGTCGCCAGCGGATGAACGCTGTCAACCCGCTTTATGTGATGCGAAACTATCTGGCTCAGCTAGCGATCGATCGCAGTGAGCAAGGTGATCACGACGGCATCACTGATCTACTAGACGTGATGCGTCGCCCTTATGAAGTGCAGCCCGGTCGCGAGGACTTTGCCAAAAAGCGTCCCGAGTGGGCAAGGCATCGTGCGGGCTGTTCGATGTTGTCGTGCAGTTCTTAA
- a CDS encoding L-lactate permease encodes MIDSLVSLAAFAPIVVVAILLVGLRLPASRAMPIAYGSVVALALAIWQVDFATVAAASVKGLTVVIQLLWIIFGAILLLNTLSESGGLATIRSGFTRITPDRRIQVILIAWLFGTFIEGSAGFGTPAAVCVPLLVGLGFPAMAAVISGMIIQSTPVSFGAVGTPILIGVKNGLTGSESVARFAHQQLAAGENIWDTVLPLIGARVATVHMVCGSLIPLFLVVVITKFFGQRRSISEGLRVWQFAVFASFAMTIPSTLIAYYLGPEFPSLLGGLIGLSIVVPAAKFGFLVPDEPAWDFPDRSTWTAGWNGSTEIVIKNSHRPMPLWLAWTPYVLTAALLVITRLPQLSIGSRLKGLTIPVDKSTWEGIFASEVNIQPIAPLYLPGAVFLIACIATIGLHRMKAVAVKAAFHRSARMVGSASIALLFAVPMVQVFIHSDGGAAGYESMPTKLAMGASALAGHAWPAIAPLVGGLGAFVAGSNTISNMMFSLFQFEVGEHIGADPFWMVALQAIGGAAGNTICVHNVVAACAVVGLVGREGDVIRKTAIVFFYYVTIAGIVGLLVASQ; translated from the coding sequence TTGATAGATAGCCTCGTATCGCTTGCCGCTTTCGCCCCGATTGTTGTGGTCGCGATTCTGTTGGTCGGATTGCGGCTTCCCGCATCGCGAGCCATGCCGATCGCTTATGGCAGTGTCGTCGCGTTGGCATTGGCCATCTGGCAAGTCGACTTCGCCACCGTCGCGGCGGCATCGGTCAAAGGATTAACCGTGGTGATTCAGCTGCTGTGGATCATCTTCGGCGCGATCCTATTGCTAAACACATTAAGCGAAAGCGGCGGACTGGCAACCATTCGCAGTGGCTTCACTCGGATAACGCCCGACCGGCGTATCCAAGTCATCTTGATCGCGTGGCTGTTCGGAACGTTCATCGAAGGCAGCGCGGGCTTTGGCACACCTGCAGCGGTTTGCGTGCCGCTTCTCGTTGGGCTCGGCTTTCCGGCGATGGCAGCCGTCATCTCTGGCATGATCATTCAAAGTACGCCAGTGTCATTCGGTGCCGTTGGCACACCGATATTGATCGGCGTCAAAAATGGACTCACTGGCAGCGAGAGCGTCGCCCGGTTCGCACATCAACAGTTGGCCGCCGGCGAAAACATTTGGGACACCGTACTGCCACTGATCGGGGCTCGTGTCGCGACCGTTCATATGGTTTGCGGATCGCTGATACCGCTGTTCCTTGTGGTCGTGATCACCAAGTTCTTCGGCCAACGACGTTCCATTTCTGAGGGACTTCGTGTTTGGCAGTTCGCGGTGTTCGCATCCTTTGCGATGACGATCCCGTCCACGCTTATTGCGTACTACTTGGGTCCAGAATTCCCATCGTTACTAGGCGGGCTGATTGGGTTATCCATTGTTGTGCCTGCGGCAAAATTTGGGTTCCTCGTCCCGGATGAACCCGCATGGGATTTTCCCGACCGATCCACATGGACAGCCGGTTGGAACGGCAGCACCGAAATCGTTATCAAGAACTCCCACCGCCCGATGCCACTGTGGCTAGCCTGGACACCCTATGTCCTTACCGCTGCATTATTGGTCATCACGCGACTGCCACAACTGAGCATCGGCAGTCGCTTGAAAGGCTTGACCATCCCGGTCGACAAGTCAACTTGGGAAGGCATCTTTGCCAGCGAAGTCAACATTCAGCCGATCGCCCCGCTGTATCTACCCGGTGCGGTTTTTCTGATTGCCTGCATCGCCACGATTGGGTTACACCGAATGAAGGCTGTCGCTGTCAAAGCAGCCTTCCATCGTTCGGCTCGCATGGTCGGATCCGCTTCAATCGCTCTTTTGTTTGCGGTCCCAATGGTGCAAGTCTTCATCCATAGCGACGGTGGCGCCGCAGGCTATGAATCGATGCCGACGAAACTTGCCATGGGGGCGTCAGCTCTGGCGGGCCATGCTTGGCCTGCGATCGCACCGTTGGTCGGTGGGCTGGGCGCCTTTGTCGCCGGAAGTAACACGATCAGCAACATGATGTTTTCGCTGTTCCAATTCGAAGTCGGCGAACACATCGGTGCGGATCCGTTTTGGATGGTCGCCTTGCAAGCCATCGGAGGTGCTGCGGGCAACACGATCTGTGTTCACAACGTCGTCGCCGCTTGTGCCGTTGTCGGGCTGGTCGGCCGCGAAGGCGATGTCATCCGCAAAACAGCGATCGTCTTTTTCTATTACGTTACCATTGCCGGCATTGTTGGCCTGCTGGTGGCCAGCCAATAG
- a CDS encoding PQQ-binding-like beta-propeller repeat protein, with the protein MTDKQSSSDMPEEASISQDEHSHTDDTNSASPTETSTASKLRTWPAWILLTIILALLAARKMPTMALSLMMASFLGPAIAGVFVILWWCFASRGSVKEKVIGTLGFFTILGVAIVLLDQSMKDMATMVMVIPTAVLAFLVSLILFAAKPQKRVHYALVASAVFVSYWETQQLQGLTGRFESEMLWRWAPTPEEQYLAELKKRDDTAVPSAEPISFASAPWPSFRGPKRDGVLHGVSLQEDWQANPPNEVWRQKIGPGWSSFAIGGDRLFTQEQRAEDEAIICLDANTGQQIWEFTYPSRFWEAIGGAGPRATPTIIENALSENALSENALSENALSESALYAVGADGIVLRLDPNTGTEVWRRDLKEDAKRSAPPWGFSSSPLVIDNNVIVHAGGKDDLGLLAYDSQTGDIAWKAPSGSHSYSSPQLATIAGTEGILMLTNFGVDFHSPSTGEVIWSYEWKVENYRALQPLVVDSSVYLATALQDGTRKITVSKSSDDGKWSTAEDWTSLQMKPDFNDFVYHKGNIYGFDGSVFACIDAETGERQWKRGRYGNGQVLLLADSDQLLIMSEKGEIVLAKATPDRLTELAKIPVLEGKSWNHPVVVGNKLYVRNAREIACFELPLQ; encoded by the coding sequence ATGACTGATAAACAAAGCTCATCTGACATGCCTGAAGAAGCTTCCATCTCCCAAGATGAACACAGCCACACCGACGACACCAATTCGGCCTCACCAACCGAAACGTCGACAGCGAGCAAACTTCGAACTTGGCCCGCTTGGATTCTGCTAACGATCATCCTGGCTTTGCTGGCCGCGCGAAAGATGCCCACCATGGCGCTGTCACTCATGATGGCGTCTTTTTTAGGGCCGGCGATTGCAGGCGTGTTCGTGATTCTCTGGTGGTGCTTTGCGAGTCGCGGCAGTGTCAAAGAAAAGGTCATCGGAACGCTGGGCTTCTTCACCATCCTAGGCGTCGCGATTGTTCTGCTAGATCAGTCCATGAAAGACATGGCGACGATGGTGATGGTCATCCCGACCGCCGTGCTTGCTTTCCTTGTCTCGCTTATCCTGTTCGCTGCCAAACCGCAAAAACGGGTGCATTATGCGTTGGTGGCGAGCGCAGTGTTTGTGAGCTATTGGGAAACCCAGCAACTGCAAGGCCTGACGGGACGGTTTGAATCGGAGATGCTGTGGCGTTGGGCGCCGACTCCGGAGGAACAGTACCTGGCCGAACTCAAAAAACGAGACGACACGGCCGTTCCCAGTGCCGAACCGATTTCATTCGCCTCGGCTCCCTGGCCATCGTTCCGTGGCCCCAAGCGTGATGGCGTCTTACACGGAGTCAGCCTACAAGAAGACTGGCAAGCCAACCCGCCCAACGAAGTTTGGCGACAGAAGATCGGTCCCGGCTGGTCATCATTTGCCATCGGTGGCGATCGTTTGTTTACACAGGAACAACGTGCCGAAGATGAAGCAATCATCTGCTTGGATGCGAACACGGGACAACAGATTTGGGAATTCACCTATCCCAGTCGATTCTGGGAAGCGATTGGTGGCGCCGGTCCTCGTGCGACTCCGACGATTATCGAAAACGCCCTGTCCGAAAACGCCCTGTCCGAAAACGCCCTGTCCGAAAACGCCCTGTCTGAAAGCGCTCTGTATGCAGTCGGCGCCGACGGAATCGTTCTTCGCTTGGATCCAAATACGGGAACCGAAGTTTGGCGTCGCGATTTGAAAGAAGACGCCAAGCGAAGTGCGCCTCCGTGGGGATTCTCGTCATCGCCGCTGGTCATCGACAATAACGTCATCGTCCACGCAGGTGGAAAGGACGACCTCGGACTGCTGGCCTATGACAGCCAGACAGGTGACATCGCGTGGAAAGCACCATCAGGAAGCCATAGCTATAGCTCACCTCAGTTGGCAACGATCGCGGGAACCGAAGGCATCTTGATGCTGACCAACTTCGGAGTCGATTTCCATTCACCGTCGACGGGTGAAGTCATCTGGAGCTACGAATGGAAAGTCGAAAACTATCGTGCCTTACAACCGCTTGTTGTCGACTCTAGTGTCTACCTTGCAACCGCACTGCAAGACGGCACGCGCAAGATCACCGTTTCAAAATCATCGGACGATGGAAAGTGGAGCACCGCCGAAGACTGGACATCGCTTCAGATGAAACCAGACTTCAATGACTTCGTCTATCACAAAGGCAATATCTATGGTTTCGATGGCAGTGTCTTTGCCTGCATCGATGCGGAAACTGGTGAGCGACAATGGAAACGAGGACGCTATGGGAATGGACAAGTCTTGCTACTTGCGGATTCGGATCAGCTGCTGATCATGTCCGAAAAAGGCGAAATCGTCCTCGCGAAGGCAACACCGGATCGCCTGACCGAACTGGCGAAGATTCCTGTGCTCGAAGGTAAATCGTGGAACCATCCGGTCGTCGTGGGGAACAAGCTTTACGTTCGGAACGCACGAGAAATCGCCTGCTTCGAATTGCCGCTTCAATAG
- a CDS encoding DUF2092 domain-containing protein: MISNLDYRIRFAFRIVLFVPATLFAFAAPVCTAQEKESPKTAAADSESSGDGEKSAPADPDDQPQEEPNIDAETVKAIEPLFSRIRDAKSTRVSIDVAEETIIGGAIISSKTSSYQIASTAPQQFTVYFKSDQQRTRIYNSDTKATIAITPSAFCHLPEPLAMQSGVFELPFPMGPYPEPVLALSLAGVDPQLSLLSGVKSVEVVDRDPFRGDTPAIHFFGIQDDDVKWQLWVSQAPKPMPLRLLVDLTDMLRANGSVELPEDYQFVLRFDFKSWSTDLDNSEKLYSYTPIKDAKEFASLQEYFDAAKP, from the coding sequence GTGATTTCTAATCTCGACTATCGAATCCGCTTCGCCTTTCGAATTGTGCTTTTCGTACCCGCGACTCTGTTTGCCTTTGCCGCACCGGTTTGCACTGCACAGGAAAAGGAATCACCCAAGACGGCGGCTGCCGACAGCGAGTCATCCGGTGATGGCGAAAAATCTGCCCCAGCAGATCCTGATGATCAACCCCAAGAAGAACCGAATATCGATGCTGAAACGGTCAAGGCAATCGAGCCATTGTTCTCGCGAATCCGCGATGCCAAGTCGACTCGGGTCTCGATCGATGTCGCAGAGGAAACGATCATCGGTGGCGCGATCATCAGCTCGAAAACGTCCAGCTACCAAATCGCTTCGACCGCACCGCAACAGTTCACCGTCTACTTCAAAAGTGACCAGCAGCGAACACGGATTTACAACAGCGACACGAAGGCAACGATTGCGATCACCCCATCCGCTTTCTGTCATCTGCCCGAGCCCTTGGCCATGCAAAGCGGCGTCTTTGAGCTGCCCTTCCCGATGGGACCTTACCCCGAACCGGTTTTGGCACTGTCGCTGGCAGGTGTCGATCCACAACTATCTTTGCTTAGCGGTGTGAAGTCAGTCGAAGTGGTTGACCGTGATCCGTTTCGTGGTGATACCCCGGCAATTCACTTTTTCGGAATCCAAGACGACGACGTCAAATGGCAGTTGTGGGTCAGCCAAGCACCGAAGCCAATGCCACTGCGTTTACTTGTTGACCTGACAGACATGTTGCGTGCAAACGGTTCAGTCGAACTGCCCGAGGACTATCAATTCGTTTTACGATTCGACTTCAAGTCATGGTCAACCGACCTCGACAATTCGGAAAAGCTTTACAGCTACACGCCGATCAAGGACGCCAAAGAATTTGCATCGCTCCAAGAATACTTCGATGCAGCAAAGCCGTAA